From a single Microbacterium murale genomic region:
- the pepN gene encoding aminopeptidase N, whose protein sequence is MPGENLTRIEAQERRALIDTQSYGISLDLTKGAEVFGSRSVVHFRATPGSFTFIDLIARDVREISLNGEQLDPDEVFDDSRIALSGLQEENVLVVDADCLYTNTGEGLHRFVDPVDGEVYLYSQFEVPDSRRVFAVFEQPDLKATFQFTITAPEAWKVISNSPTPEPIKHDENETATWGFEPTPRISSYITALIAGPYESTFSELTSASGNVIPLGVYGRKSLWQHLDADYIFDKTREGFAYYEEKFGVPYPFAKYDQLFVPEFNAGAMENAGAVTFTETYVFRSKVTDAVKERRVVTILHELAHMWFGDLVTMKWWNDLWLNESFAEWASTIATAEATEWTEAWTTFNAMEKTWAYRQDQLPSTHPIVAEINDLEDVQVNFDGITYAKGGSVLKQLAAWVGIEAFFAGVGQYFQKHAWGNTEVTDLLTELEATSGRDLSTWSKKWLETAGVNTLSPVIAEDSDGVITRFAVTQTAPADYPTIRPHRLGIGFYDLLDGALTRTHYAEVDVDGDRTEVPELQGRKRPDLVLLNDNDLAYAKIRLDERSLSTAIDHLGAIADPLARSLVWGAAWDQTRDAESAASDYIELVLRNIGKESESTTVRTTLAQLRTAATLYVAPSERDAARLKIADGLWDLAHGAEAGSDSQLQFVTAFANTLVNTEHAGIVGRLRSGEETLPGLEIDTDLSWQLLVGLASIGATDVASIDAALAADNTSKGAEFAAQARAALPTQADKRAAWASLIDDATLPNTIVRSAALGFGHPNSTGVLGEFVADYFDMLVPVWESRTYQIASYLIVGLYPTSLANAALRDATRAWLSANGEAAPALRRLVSEGLADVERALAAQSRDAEVDESHN, encoded by the coding sequence GTGCCTGGAGAGAACCTCACCCGAATCGAAGCTCAGGAGCGTCGTGCTCTCATCGACACCCAGTCGTACGGAATCTCGCTCGATCTGACGAAGGGCGCAGAGGTCTTCGGATCGCGCAGCGTCGTGCACTTCCGGGCGACACCGGGAAGCTTCACCTTCATCGACCTGATCGCGCGCGACGTGCGCGAGATCTCCCTCAACGGCGAACAGCTCGATCCGGACGAGGTCTTCGACGACTCCCGCATCGCGCTGTCGGGCCTCCAGGAGGAGAACGTCCTCGTCGTCGACGCCGACTGCCTGTACACCAACACCGGCGAAGGGCTGCATCGTTTCGTCGATCCGGTGGACGGCGAGGTGTACCTCTACTCGCAGTTCGAGGTGCCCGATTCGCGCCGCGTCTTCGCAGTGTTCGAGCAGCCTGACCTGAAGGCGACGTTCCAGTTCACGATCACGGCACCCGAGGCCTGGAAGGTCATCTCCAACTCCCCGACTCCGGAGCCGATCAAGCACGACGAGAACGAGACCGCCACGTGGGGATTCGAACCCACTCCGCGCATCTCCTCCTACATCACCGCTCTCATCGCCGGGCCGTACGAGTCCACATTCTCCGAGCTGACGAGCGCGTCCGGCAACGTCATCCCGCTCGGCGTCTACGGTCGCAAGAGCCTGTGGCAGCACCTCGACGCCGACTACATCTTCGACAAGACGCGCGAGGGTTTCGCGTACTACGAGGAGAAGTTCGGTGTCCCGTACCCGTTCGCGAAGTACGACCAGCTGTTCGTCCCTGAGTTCAACGCCGGAGCCATGGAGAACGCGGGCGCGGTCACTTTCACCGAGACGTACGTATTCCGCAGCAAGGTGACGGATGCCGTCAAGGAGCGCCGCGTCGTCACGATCCTGCACGAGCTCGCGCACATGTGGTTCGGTGACCTCGTCACCATGAAGTGGTGGAACGACCTGTGGCTGAATGAGTCGTTCGCCGAATGGGCGTCTACCATCGCCACCGCAGAGGCCACCGAGTGGACCGAGGCGTGGACGACGTTCAATGCCATGGAGAAGACCTGGGCCTATCGTCAGGACCAGCTGCCCTCCACGCACCCGATCGTCGCCGAGATCAACGACCTCGAGGACGTCCAGGTCAACTTCGACGGCATCACGTACGCCAAGGGCGGATCGGTGCTCAAGCAGCTCGCGGCCTGGGTCGGCATCGAGGCGTTCTTCGCCGGCGTCGGACAGTACTTCCAGAAGCACGCGTGGGGCAACACCGAGGTGACCGACCTGCTGACAGAGCTCGAAGCCACCAGCGGCCGTGACCTCAGCACGTGGTCCAAGAAGTGGCTCGAGACCGCAGGGGTCAACACGCTCTCCCCTGTCATCGCTGAGGATTCCGACGGAGTCATCACTCGATTCGCGGTCACTCAGACGGCACCCGCTGACTACCCCACGATCCGCCCGCACCGCCTCGGCATCGGTTTCTACGACCTCCTCGACGGAGCCCTCACCCGCACGCACTACGCGGAGGTCGACGTCGACGGCGACCGCACCGAGGTCCCAGAGCTGCAGGGCCGCAAGCGCCCCGACCTCGTACTGCTCAACGACAACGACCTCGCCTATGCGAAGATCCGCCTCGACGAGCGGTCGCTGTCCACCGCGATCGATCATCTCGGCGCGATCGCCGACCCGCTCGCCCGCTCTCTCGTCTGGGGTGCGGCCTGGGATCAGACCCGCGATGCAGAGAGCGCAGCATCCGACTACATCGAGCTCGTGCTGCGCAACATCGGCAAGGAATCCGAGTCGACCACGGTTCGCACCACGCTCGCGCAGCTGCGCACCGCTGCAACCCTGTACGTTGCACCCTCCGAGCGGGATGCCGCGCGTCTGAAGATCGCCGACGGCCTGTGGGATCTCGCACATGGAGCCGAAGCCGGAAGCGACAGCCAGCTGCAGTTCGTCACCGCCTTTGCGAACACACTCGTGAACACCGAGCATGCAGGCATCGTCGGGCGCCTGCGCTCGGGCGAAGAGACTCTTCCCGGCCTCGAGATCGACACCGACCTCTCATGGCAGCTTCTCGTCGGCCTGGCCTCGATCGGAGCGACGGACGTCGCCTCCATCGACGCCGCCCTCGCGGCGGACAACACGTCCAAGGGCGCGGAGTTCGCCGCTCAGGCTCGTGCGGCGCTGCCGACGCAGGCGGACAAGCGCGCGGCCTGGGCCTCGCTGATCGACGACGCCACCCTGCCCAACACGATCGTGCGTTCCGCGGCCCTCGGCTTCGGACATCCCAACAGCACGGGAGTGCTCGGCGAGTTCGTGGCGGACTACTTCGACATGCTGGTGCCGGTCTGGGAGTCGCGCACGTATCAGATCGCCAGCTACCTCATCGTCGGGCTCTACCCGACGTCGCTCGCGAACGCTGCGCTGCGTGACGCCACGCGCGCCTGGCTCTCGGCGAACGGCGAGGCAGCGCCAGCCCTGCGACGCCTCGTCAGCGAAGGCCTCGCCGACGTGGAGCGCGCGCTCGCAGCGCAGTCCCGCGATGCCGAAGTGGACGAAAGTCACAACTGA
- a CDS encoding mechanosensitive ion channel family protein, with the protein MLPFDTTPTPDSANEVSTSFLTILKDIGGRAIAIAIIVVVAFLIGLALRFVVRRVVHRIVDGAKSKANVEDTQALERSPLADMRLIQRTRTLGSILQNIINVAVVVVGLLMVMAVIAPDLIASLTLLTAALGAGLGFGAQNIVKDVLNGLFIVAEDQIGIGDVVDTGLASGVVEHVSVRVTQVRDVNGTLWYVRNGEMLRIGNMSQGWARAIIDLGVPVDADVPEVEAALLEAALGLSKDPKWRTRIIERPEVWGLESISGEALVIRVVLKTRANAKDDVARELRMRLKRAIEELGLTVPSLESVVPTGPEGARRVRGANPPTTKPNAVTGVPPVSRGIWRKKDTRPASKDTRPTPEDEA; encoded by the coding sequence ATGCTTCCCTTTGATACGACCCCGACGCCGGATTCGGCGAACGAGGTGTCGACATCGTTCCTCACGATCCTCAAGGACATCGGCGGCAGGGCGATCGCCATTGCGATCATCGTCGTGGTCGCTTTCCTGATCGGGCTCGCGCTCCGATTCGTCGTCCGCAGGGTCGTGCACCGCATCGTCGACGGTGCGAAATCGAAGGCCAATGTCGAAGACACCCAGGCGCTGGAGCGATCACCGCTCGCGGACATGCGTCTGATCCAGCGCACCCGCACTCTCGGCAGCATCCTGCAGAACATCATCAATGTGGCTGTCGTGGTCGTCGGGCTGTTGATGGTCATGGCGGTGATCGCTCCCGACTTGATCGCGTCGCTCACGCTGCTCACCGCGGCGCTGGGCGCCGGGCTCGGCTTCGGCGCCCAGAACATCGTCAAGGACGTTCTGAACGGCCTCTTCATCGTGGCCGAGGATCAGATCGGCATCGGCGATGTCGTGGACACCGGGCTCGCCAGCGGCGTCGTCGAGCATGTCAGCGTGCGCGTCACGCAGGTGCGCGACGTCAACGGCACGCTCTGGTACGTACGCAACGGCGAGATGCTGCGCATCGGAAACATGTCGCAGGGATGGGCGCGCGCGATCATCGACCTCGGCGTGCCCGTGGATGCCGACGTTCCGGAGGTCGAGGCCGCGCTCCTCGAAGCGGCGCTGGGGCTCTCGAAGGATCCGAAGTGGCGCACACGCATCATCGAGCGACCGGAGGTGTGGGGCCTTGAATCGATATCAGGCGAGGCCCTCGTCATCCGTGTCGTGCTGAAGACCCGCGCGAATGCGAAGGATGACGTCGCACGTGAGCTGCGCATGCGGCTCAAGCGCGCGATCGAGGAGCTGGGGCTCACGGTCCCGAGTCTGGAATCCGTCGTCCCGACCGGCCCGGAGGGCGCACGGCGTGTGCGCGGCGCGAACCCGCCCACCACCAAACCGAACGCCGTCACCGGAGTGCCGCCCGTCTCGCGCGGCATCTGGCGCAAGAAGGACACCCGGCCAGCGTCGAAGGACACACGGCCTACCCCCGAGGATGAAGCATGA
- a CDS encoding globin — protein MTFYDEVGGYATFEKIVGTFYREVALDPVLRRMYPEEDLGPAAERFTLFLAQYWGGPSTYSETRGHPRLRMRHMPFHVDPDARDRWLRCMRTSLDEVQLSPLHDSTLWDYLERAAYAMVNTMEPSGIGPAPAGRSTLETRSSSQDSTETP, from the coding sequence ATGACGTTCTACGATGAGGTCGGCGGCTACGCCACGTTCGAGAAGATCGTCGGCACCTTCTATCGTGAGGTCGCACTCGACCCGGTGCTCCGCCGGATGTATCCGGAAGAGGACCTCGGCCCTGCGGCAGAGCGGTTCACGCTCTTCCTCGCCCAGTACTGGGGCGGTCCCTCCACCTACAGCGAGACCCGCGGACACCCTCGCCTGCGGATGCGCCATATGCCGTTCCACGTCGACCCCGACGCGCGCGACCGCTGGCTGCGCTGCATGCGCACATCACTCGATGAAGTGCAGCTGTCCCCGCTGCACGATTCCACGTTGTGGGACTACCTGGAGCGCGCCGCGTATGCCATGGTGAACACAATGGAGCCGTCGGGTATTGGCCCCGCACCCGCAGGGCGATCGACGCTCGAGACCCGCAGCAGCAGTCAGGATTCAACGGAGACCCCATGA
- a CDS encoding FAD-binding dehydrogenase, whose protein sequence is MTTTPLSADVLVIGWGLAGLVAATEATAAGKRVILIDQEPRSNLGGQAWWSFGGLFLIDSPEQRRLGIKDSLELATQDWFGNAGFDRDEDRWPRAWADAYLQFAAGEKRAWLRERGVGFFPVVGWAERGGYGAIGPGNSVPRFHITWGTGPGIVAPFADAAHRAEEAGTLTILPRHRVTELIVTGGAVVGARGELLADDVAARGAVSSREVVGDFEVTAGATVVSSGGIGGNHDLVRAAWPDRLGTPPSHMLSGVPAYVDGSMHAVSEAAGAHLINGDRMWHYVEGIKNWDPVWPAHGIRILPGPSSLWFDATGARLPVPLFPGFDTLGTLAHLRTTGHDHSWFVTSRQIVEKEFALSGSEQNPDLTGKDVALLLKSRLAKGPTGPVQAFLDEGEDFIVENDLDSLLEQMSKAEDGDLLDLERVRREVIARDREIDNDFSKDAQIGMLRSMRSYRGDKLIRTANPHRLQDPSAGPMIAVKLHVLTRKSLGGIETDLDGRALGADGSVIPGLYAAGEASGFGGGGMHGYRALEGTFLGGCLFSGRQAGRAAAR, encoded by the coding sequence ATGACCACCACGCCCCTTTCCGCAGATGTTCTGGTCATCGGATGGGGGTTGGCGGGCCTTGTCGCAGCCACCGAGGCCACGGCCGCCGGCAAGCGGGTGATCCTCATCGATCAAGAACCCCGCTCGAATCTCGGCGGACAGGCATGGTGGTCGTTCGGCGGGCTGTTCCTGATCGACTCCCCCGAGCAGCGACGCCTCGGCATCAAGGACTCGTTGGAACTCGCGACCCAGGACTGGTTCGGCAATGCCGGATTCGACCGGGATGAGGACCGCTGGCCTCGCGCCTGGGCCGATGCGTACCTGCAGTTCGCGGCCGGCGAGAAACGCGCCTGGCTGCGTGAACGCGGCGTCGGGTTCTTCCCTGTGGTGGGTTGGGCGGAGCGCGGCGGATACGGCGCGATCGGCCCCGGCAACTCGGTGCCCAGATTCCATATCACCTGGGGCACCGGTCCCGGAATCGTCGCTCCGTTCGCGGATGCTGCGCATCGCGCAGAAGAGGCGGGCACCCTCACGATCCTCCCCCGTCATCGCGTCACAGAGCTGATCGTTACCGGCGGTGCTGTGGTCGGGGCGAGGGGCGAGCTGCTGGCGGATGACGTCGCTGCGCGAGGGGCGGTGTCATCTCGCGAGGTCGTGGGCGACTTCGAGGTCACCGCTGGTGCCACGGTCGTCTCCTCCGGCGGTATCGGAGGCAACCACGATCTGGTGCGTGCAGCGTGGCCGGACCGCCTCGGCACTCCCCCGTCGCACATGCTCTCCGGGGTGCCCGCGTACGTGGACGGCTCGATGCATGCGGTCTCGGAGGCCGCAGGGGCGCATCTGATCAATGGCGATCGAATGTGGCACTACGTCGAGGGAATCAAGAACTGGGATCCGGTGTGGCCCGCGCACGGCATCCGGATCCTTCCCGGTCCCTCGTCGCTCTGGTTCGACGCCACCGGCGCGCGCCTCCCTGTTCCGCTGTTTCCGGGGTTCGACACTCTCGGCACACTCGCGCACCTGCGCACCACAGGACACGACCATTCCTGGTTCGTCACGTCACGCCAGATCGTCGAGAAGGAGTTCGCTCTGTCCGGCAGCGAGCAGAACCCCGACCTCACGGGCAAGGATGTCGCTCTGCTGTTGAAGTCGCGGCTCGCGAAAGGTCCGACCGGGCCCGTGCAGGCGTTCCTGGACGAGGGCGAAGATTTCATCGTCGAGAACGATCTCGACTCCCTTCTCGAGCAGATGAGCAAGGCCGAGGACGGCGACCTGCTCGATCTGGAGCGCGTACGTCGAGAGGTCATCGCTCGCGACCGGGAGATCGACAACGACTTCTCGAAGGACGCGCAGATCGGGATGCTGCGGTCCATGCGCAGCTACCGTGGCGACAAGCTCATCCGCACCGCCAATCCGCACCGGCTGCAGGACCCGTCCGCCGGCCCGATGATCGCGGTGAAGCTGCACGTGCTCACGCGCAAGTCGCTCGGCGGCATCGAGACAGATCTCGACGGACGCGCACTCGGTGCAGACGGATCAGTCATTCCCGGTCTCTACGCGGCCGGTGAGGCCAGTGGTTTCGGCGGCGGCGGCATGCACGGATACCGCGCACTGGAGGGAACATTCCTCGGTGGCTGCCTCTTCTCCGGGCGGCAGGCGGGTCGCGCGGCTGCGCGCTGA
- a CDS encoding acyl-CoA thioesterase: protein MSADAQAQASVDHLLEVLDLDETQARTAEDIFTGRSHSMPTGRIYGGQVLGQTLIAAERTMSEDRAVHSMHGYFLRPGDSSRGLTIAVDRIHDGRSFSTRRSQAYQNGVPIFSMIASFQDEAPGVEHARPMPEGIPAPDDIPSDELRVAGVHPQALRMLTDRPVDMRHVESPLYVVADGERKPQQAVWMRMRAPMPEDPRLHRAALAYLSDMSIQESILRAHGVPWATPGLKVASLDHAMWWHRPARVDDWLLYVQESPNARGGRGLATGRIYTQDGVLAASVTQEIMIRVPEAG from the coding sequence ATGAGCGCAGATGCACAGGCTCAGGCATCCGTCGACCACCTGCTGGAGGTGCTGGACCTCGACGAGACGCAGGCACGCACCGCGGAAGACATCTTCACCGGGCGATCGCACAGCATGCCGACCGGGCGCATCTACGGCGGCCAGGTGCTCGGCCAGACACTCATCGCCGCTGAGCGGACGATGTCGGAGGATCGTGCGGTGCACTCGATGCACGGGTACTTCCTGCGTCCCGGCGACTCATCTCGCGGACTCACCATCGCGGTGGATCGCATCCATGATGGCCGATCCTTCTCCACCCGACGATCGCAGGCCTACCAGAACGGGGTTCCGATCTTCTCGATGATCGCGTCGTTCCAGGACGAGGCGCCAGGTGTCGAACACGCGCGACCGATGCCGGAGGGTATTCCGGCCCCGGATGACATCCCGTCAGATGAACTTCGTGTGGCGGGGGTCCACCCACAGGCGCTGCGGATGCTGACCGATCGCCCGGTCGATATGCGTCACGTCGAATCGCCGTTGTACGTCGTGGCAGACGGCGAACGCAAGCCTCAGCAAGCGGTCTGGATGCGGATGCGCGCGCCGATGCCGGAGGATCCTCGGTTGCACCGGGCCGCCCTCGCCTATCTCAGCGACATGAGCATCCAGGAGTCGATCCTGCGCGCCCACGGAGTGCCGTGGGCGACACCGGGGTTGAAGGTCGCCAGCCTCGATCACGCGATGTGGTGGCACCGCCCGGCGCGTGTGGACGACTGGCTGCTGTACGTGCAGGAATCCCCGAATGCCCGTGGCGGCCGCGGACTCGCCACCGGCCGCATCTACACGCAGGATGGCGTGCTGGCCGCGAGCGTGACGCAGGAGATCATGATCCGGGTGCCCGAGGCGGGCTGA
- a CDS encoding acyl-CoA thioesterase → MTDVPIGATSRLHVPIHLRWGDLDAFNHVNNTSMLKLLEEARVRAFWKAEEGETAPPTAVLNSGIEAGTLTLIARQEIEYLAPVPYQRRPLEVQMWFGKLGGSSLEVCYEVFNDPENETRVLYARSTAVIVLVDAETGRPTRITPEMRDAWSPYIGEPITYAHR, encoded by the coding sequence GTGACTGACGTCCCCATCGGCGCGACGTCGCGGCTGCATGTCCCCATCCACCTGCGGTGGGGGGATCTCGACGCGTTCAATCACGTCAACAACACCTCGATGCTCAAGCTTCTCGAGGAGGCGCGCGTCCGTGCCTTCTGGAAGGCGGAGGAGGGGGAGACAGCCCCGCCGACGGCCGTACTGAACTCCGGCATCGAGGCGGGGACTCTGACGCTCATCGCACGGCAGGAGATCGAGTACCTCGCACCCGTGCCCTATCAGCGGCGGCCGCTCGAAGTGCAGATGTGGTTCGGCAAGCTCGGCGGGTCGAGCCTCGAGGTCTGCTACGAGGTGTTCAACGACCCGGAGAACGAGACGCGCGTGCTGTACGCGCGCTCGACCGCCGTCATCGTGCTCGTGGATGCCGAGACCGGGCGCCCCACACGCATCACACCCGAGATGCGCGATGCTTGGTCGCCGTACATCGGCGAGCCGATCACGTACGCGCACCGCTGA
- the ettA gene encoding energy-dependent translational throttle protein EttA, giving the protein MAEYIYSMVRARKAVGDKLILDDVTMSFLPGAKIGMVGPNGAGKSTILKIMAGLDIPSNGEAKLSPGYTVGILMQEPELDETKTVLENIQDGVAIKPKLDRFNEISAQMADPDADFDTLLAEMGVLQEEIDAADGWDLDSQLEQAMDALRTPPGDAEIAPLSGGEKRRVALAKLLLQKPDLLLLDEPTNHLDAESVLWLEQHLQAYKGAVIAITHDRYFLDNVAEWIAEVDRGRLIGYEGNYSTYLEKKGERLAIQGKKDAKLAKRLKDELEWVRSSAKGRQTKSKARLARYEEMATEAERTRKLDFEEIQIPAGPRLGSIVIEAKKLKKGFGDRTLIDGLSFSLPPNGIVGIIGANGVGKTTLFKTIVGLEPLDGGDLKIGETVKISYVDQSRSNIDPNKNLWEVVSDGLDFITVGKTEIPSRAYVSKFGFKGPDQQKKAGILSGGERNRLNLALTLKEGGNLLLLDEPTNDLDIETLGSLENALLEFPGCAVVITHDRWFLDRIATHILAYEGTDENPAQWHWFEGNFEAYEQNKIERLGPDAANPHRSTHRKLTRD; this is encoded by the coding sequence GTGGCTGAGTACATCTACTCGATGGTTCGTGCGCGCAAGGCGGTGGGCGACAAGCTCATCCTCGATGACGTGACGATGTCATTCCTCCCCGGGGCGAAGATCGGCATGGTGGGCCCGAACGGCGCCGGTAAGTCGACGATCCTCAAGATCATGGCGGGTCTCGACATCCCGTCGAACGGCGAGGCGAAACTGTCTCCCGGGTATACGGTCGGCATCCTCATGCAGGAGCCGGAGCTCGACGAGACGAAGACCGTGCTGGAGAACATCCAGGATGGCGTGGCCATCAAGCCGAAGCTCGACCGCTTCAACGAGATCTCGGCGCAGATGGCCGATCCTGACGCGGATTTCGACACGCTGCTCGCTGAGATGGGTGTGCTTCAGGAAGAGATCGACGCGGCTGATGGCTGGGACCTCGACTCCCAGCTCGAGCAGGCGATGGATGCGCTGCGCACCCCTCCGGGCGACGCCGAGATCGCTCCTCTCTCCGGTGGTGAGAAGCGCCGCGTGGCACTCGCCAAGCTGCTCCTGCAGAAGCCGGACCTGCTGCTCCTCGACGAGCCCACCAACCACCTCGACGCCGAGAGCGTGCTCTGGCTCGAGCAGCATCTGCAGGCGTACAAGGGCGCAGTCATCGCCATCACCCACGACCGGTACTTCCTCGACAACGTCGCGGAATGGATCGCCGAAGTCGACCGTGGCCGCCTGATCGGATACGAGGGCAACTACTCCACATACCTGGAGAAGAAGGGCGAGCGTCTGGCCATCCAGGGCAAGAAGGACGCCAAGCTCGCCAAGCGGCTGAAGGACGAGCTCGAATGGGTGCGTTCGAGTGCCAAGGGGCGCCAGACCAAGTCGAAGGCGCGCCTGGCCCGCTATGAGGAGATGGCCACCGAGGCGGAGCGCACCAGGAAACTCGATTTCGAAGAGATCCAGATTCCTGCGGGTCCGCGTCTCGGCAGCATCGTCATCGAGGCGAAGAAGCTGAAGAAGGGGTTCGGAGACCGTACGCTCATCGACGGACTCAGCTTCAGTCTTCCGCCCAACGGCATCGTCGGCATCATCGGCGCGAACGGTGTCGGAAAGACGACATTGTTCAAGACGATCGTCGGCCTCGAGCCGCTCGACGGTGGCGATCTCAAGATCGGCGAGACCGTCAAGATCAGCTACGTCGACCAGTCTCGCTCCAACATCGATCCGAACAAGAACCTCTGGGAGGTCGTGTCCGACGGGCTCGACTTCATCACGGTGGGCAAGACCGAGATCCCGTCGCGCGCCTACGTGTCGAAGTTCGGTTTCAAGGGGCCGGACCAGCAGAAGAAGGCGGGCATCCTCTCCGGTGGCGAGCGAAACCGCCTGAACCTCGCTCTGACTCTCAAGGAGGGCGGTAACCTGCTCCTTCTCGACGAGCCGACCAACGATCTGGATATCGAAACCCTGGGCTCGCTCGAGAACGCACTTCTCGAGTTCCCCGGTTGCGCTGTGGTCATCACCCACGATCGGTGGTTCCTCGACCGAATCGCCACGCACATCCTCGCCTACGAGGGCACGGACGAGAACCCGGCGCAGTGGCACTGGTTCGAGGGCAACTTCGAGGCTTACGAGCAGAACAAGATCGAGCGACTCGGCCCGGACGCGGCCAACCCGCACCGCTCCACCCACCGCAAGCTGACGCGTGACTGA
- a CDS encoding DUF6993 domain-containing protein, with amino-acid sequence MGLALAACAPDPAVSPSANPEPPSTASPAQEVPRYQPDGSADENLPIFSAVTGQVWASDQRGSGRAYVDALVAAGFDRTAMQVTQDLTTVGNPVESLQFSVRWGEEDCLIGQVGPSTGEPVTAVVDQLAEGRCLVGNTRPIDW; translated from the coding sequence CCTGGCGGCGTGTGCGCCGGATCCAGCAGTATCGCCGTCGGCGAATCCGGAGCCGCCGTCGACCGCGTCTCCAGCGCAGGAGGTCCCGCGCTATCAGCCAGACGGCTCAGCCGATGAGAACCTGCCGATCTTCTCAGCGGTCACCGGACAGGTATGGGCATCGGACCAGCGCGGCTCCGGTCGTGCCTATGTCGACGCTCTGGTCGCGGCCGGATTCGATCGAACCGCGATGCAGGTGACGCAGGACTTGACCACCGTGGGCAACCCGGTCGAGAGCCTGCAGTTCTCGGTACGGTGGGGTGAGGAAGACTGCCTCATCGGGCAGGTCGGTCCGTCCACGGGCGAGCCGGTCACAGCGGTCGTCGATCAACTCGCCGAAGGCCGCTGCCTCGTCGGCAACACGCGCCCGATCGACTGGTGA